The Parus major isolate Abel chromosome 5, Parus_major1.1, whole genome shotgun sequence genome contains a region encoding:
- the RAD51 gene encoding DNA repair protein RAD51 homolog 1, whose amino-acid sequence MAMQMQLEASADTSAEEESFGPQLISRLEQCGINANDVKKLEEAGFHTVEAVAYAPKKELLNIKGISEAKADKILAEAAKLVPMGFTTATEFHQRRSEIIQITTGSKELDKLLQGGIETGSITELFGEFRTGKTQLCHTLAVTCQLPIDRGGGEGKAMYIDTEGTFRPERLLAVAERYGLSGSDVLDNVAYARGFNTDHQTQLLYQASAMMAESRYALLIVDSATALYRTDYSGRGELSARQMHLARFLRMLLRLADEFGVAVVITNQVVAQVDGAAMFAADPKKPIGGNIIAHASTTRLYLRKGRGETRICKIYDSPCLPEAEAMFAINADGVGDAKE is encoded by the exons ATGGCCATGCAGATGCAGCTCGAGGCCAGCGCAGACACatcagcagaggaggagagctTTGGGCCACAGCTCATATCCAGGTTGGAG caaTGTGGCATAAATGCCAATGATGTGAAGAAGCTGGAAGAAGCTGGATTTCACACAGTGGAGGCTGTGGCTTATGCACCGAAGAAGGAGCTGCTGAACATTAAAGGCATTAGCGAAGCCAAAGCCGACAAAATCTTG GCTGAGGCAGCCAAACTGGTTCCCATGGGCTTCACCACAGCCACAGAATTCCACCAGCGGCGGTCGGAGATCATCCAGATCACCACTGGCTCCAAAGAGCTGGATAAGCTGCTTCAAG GAGGAATAGAAACAGGGTCCATAACAGAATTATTCGGGGAATTCCGTACTGGGAAGACGCAGCTGTGTCACACGTTGGCCGTCACCTGTCAG ctcCCCATAGACCGTGGGGGCGGTGAGGGAAAAGCCATGTACATCGACACAGAGGGGACCTTCCGTCCAGAGCGGCTCCTGGCCGTGGCTGAAAG GTATGGCCTGTCTGGCAGCGATGTCCTGGACAACGTGGCCTATGCTCGGGGCTTTAACACCGACCACCAGACGCAGCTGCTGTACCAGGCTTCGGCCATGATGGCTGAATCACG GTACGCGCTGCTGATCGTGGACAGTGCCACAGCCCTGTACCGCACGGATTACTCGGGAAGGGGGGAGCTCTCCGCCAGGCAGATGCACCTGGCCAGGTTCCTGCGGATGCTGCTGCGCCTGGCGGACGAG TTTGGAGTGGCTGTTGTCATCACGAACCAGGTGGTGGCACAGGTGGATGGAGCTGCCATGTTTGCTGCAGATCCCAAAAAGCCCATTGGAGGCAATATCATCGCTCATGCTTCCACCACCAG GCTGTACCTGCGGAAAGGCCGAGGTGAGACCAGGATCTGTAAAATCTATGACTCTCCGTGTCTTCCCGAGGCTGAAGCCATGTTTGCTATCAATGCCGATGGAGTGGGAGATGCTAAAGAATGA